A genomic region of Raphanus sativus cultivar WK10039 chromosome 6, ASM80110v3, whole genome shotgun sequence contains the following coding sequences:
- the LOC108805775 gene encoding uncharacterized protein LOC108805775, with product MVTSPTNSSIKFLCSYGGKILPRYPDGKLRYNGGHTRVLAVPRSVSFSQLTSKMAEMCGSTVTIRCQLPTEDLDALVSVTSDEDLANLIEEYDLVSSSSPMKIRVFLNPPKSTTIAPPPQLALPSSSSTTSSSSSSSSNSSPRSPSTSKPPLPPSPPRLTMVKNQCYGCYVVHRNSRNMYLVHNGNHWQ from the exons ATGGTTACTTCTCCGACAAACTCATCAATCAAATTCCTCTGTAGCTACGGCGGGAAAATTCTACCTCGTTATCCCGACGGCAAACTCCGTTATAACGGCGGTCACACCCGCGTCCTCGCCGTTCCCCGCTCCGTCTCATTCTCCC AGCTAACGTCGAAGATGGCGGAGATGTGCGGATCCACCGTCACAATCCGGTGCCAGCTTCCGACGGAAGATCTCGACGCGCTCGTTTCCGTTACTTCCGACGAAGATCTGGCGAATCTGATCGAAGAGTACGACCTCGTCTCCTCCTCGTCGCCGATGAAGATCAGAGTCTTCTTAAATCCTCCGAAATCGACGACGATCGCGCCTCCTCCGCAGTTAGCGTTGCCGTCGTCGTCGTCGACcacgtcatcatcatcatcatcttcctcgaaTTCGTCTCCTAGATCTCCGTCGACGTCGAAACCGCCGCTACCTCCGTCGCCGCCGAGGTTGACGATGGTGAAGAATCAGTGTTACGGTTGTTACGTCGTCCACCGTAACTCGAGGAATATGTACCTCGTCCACAACGGGAATCACTGGCAATAA
- the LOC108810954 gene encoding F-box/kelch-repeat protein SKIP11-like — translation MSDNNMTSLMRLPNDSPLPDVIALCWRSDIISLSKTNRRLRAIVREAMITMRRKQLGLLEHWFFIFVNLSEWCAYDPYNRAWHNVPLMPELPCNWILSDRQIMCVGSELLTCAESPVDTMYKFQALTGRWSLVAGMTTQPAYGHAWAVHEDKIFAAGGYDADKKSLPSAHIYDSETGLWSQIPPMTHARICCKGAFINGKFYVVGGKLSYYDTLQTTIAEVYDPNSKTWSMIQDFLTEEMATNSYAITVVNKEMYHANPSSCGKVHKYIPSNGEWIYIRRFPWEPLLKSEAYHMAAYRPVRDQPFEHLVLMLWRQEKSEHKMYVEK, via the exons ATGAGTGATAATAACATGACGTCTTTGATGCGCTTGCCAAACGATTCTCCTCTTCCCGATGTAATAGCACTCTGCTGGCGCTCTGACATTATATCCCTTTCTAAGACAAACCGCCGTTTGAGAGCTATTGTTAGAGAGGCGATGATCACTATGCGTAGGAAGCAGCTAGGCCTGCTCGAGCACTGGTTCTTCATTTTTGTAAATCTCAGCGAGTGGTGCGCCTATGATCCCTATAACAGGGCGTGGCATAATGTTCCACTGATGCCAGAGTTACCATGTAATTGGATACTTTCCGATCGCCAGATTATGTGCGTAGGATCGGAGCTTCTAACTTGTGCCGAATCTCCTGTTGATACCATGTACAAGTTCCAGGCTCTCACCGGCAGATGGAGCTTAGTTGCGGGGATGACTACGCAGCCAGCTTATGGTCACGCCTGGGCAGTTCACGAAGACAAGATCTTCGCAGCCGGAGGTTATGACGCGGACAAAAAATCCTTGCCTTCAGCTCACATTTATGACTCGGAGACTGGCCTGTGGAGTCAGATTCCTCCCATGACTCATGCTCGGATTTGTTGTAAAG gcGCTTTCATCAACGGGAAATTTTACGTTGTTGGAGGCAAACTAAGTTATTATGACACGCTGCAAACGACCATAGCTGAGGTCTATGACCCTAACTCCAAAACCTGGTCTATGATCCAGGACTTCTTAACAGAAGAAATGGCAACTAATTCATATGCCATTACCGTTGTCAACAAGGAGATGTACCATGCTAACCCTAGTAGTTGTGGTAAAGTTCACAAGTATATCCCAAGCAATGGTGAATGGATTTACATCAGGCGCTTTCCCTGGGAGCCTTTACTAAAGTCAGAGGCCTATCACATGGCTGCTTATAGGCCAGTAAGGGACCAGCCCTTTGAGCACCTGGTCCTCATGCTGTGGCGACAGGAGAAGTCTGAGCATAAGATGTACGTTGAGAAATGA
- the LOC108805774 gene encoding plant intracellular Ras-group-related LRR protein 2 isoform X2, producing the protein MEHDLDKFPLLSYVLHQYDSNHHAPPSTAVQQTLAPSFPLLSDPQIMSPLTQSIPTTITQTLTVLASVGPRPDPLAVSSARSKIAEILQMDSLSPEEAAKEAEIYAGAVRLEEVYDSYEKELSDLEEKLSRVYATEVESLLRSREEMNEEVVKVLKAAEAGQVLERVDLSGQELKFLPEAICKIVGLVSLNISGNNLTFIPDAISKMKKLEELDVSSNSLESLPDSIGMLLNLRVLNVSANNLTSLPESIAHCRSLVELDASYNNLTSLPTNIGYGLQNLERLLIHLNKLRYFPGSISEMRSLKYLDAHMNEIHGLPSSMGRLKKLEVLNLSSNFNNLMRVPDAITDLINLRELDLSNNQIQAIPDSFYMLKKLQKLNLDHNPLEIPSQEVAKQGAEAVREFMRKRWDMIMGEEQQRIGVEAERHGDGSGWVSWGTSMVTNLVSGVSLTVGFGGGSGDGGDKKPGESHFYHQI; encoded by the exons ATGGAGCACGATCTTGACAAGTTCCCCTTACTCTCTTACGTCCTCCACCAATATGATTCCAACCACCACGCGCCGCCGTCCACGGCCGTACAACAAACCCTCGCCCCTTCTTTTCCACTTCTCTCCGACCCACAGATCATGTCCCCGTTGACTCAGTCCATCCCCACCACCATCACGCAGACGCTAACCGTCTTGGCCTCTGTCGGACCACGACCAGACCCGTTAGCTGTTTCCTCCGCTCGCTCCAAGATCGCTGAGATCCTTCAGATGGACTCTCTCTCGCCGGAGGAAGCGGCCAAGGAGGCTGAGATTTACGCGGGGGCTGTGCGGTTGGAGGAGGTGTATGATAGCTACGAGAAGGAGCTGAGTGACTTGGAAGAGAAGCTTTCAAGGGTTTATGCCACGGAGGTGGAGTCTCTGTTGAGAAGCCGCGAAGAAATGAACGAGGAGGTTGTTAAGGTGCTCAAGGCGGCGGAGGCCGGCCAAGTTCTTGAGAGGGTTGATCTCTCCGGCCAAGAACTTAAGTTTCTCCCTGAAGCTATTTGCAAAATTGTTGGCTTAGTTTCCTTGAATATCTCTGGCAATAACTTGacg TTTATACCTGATGCAATCTCGAAAATGAAGAAGCTAGAAGAGCTTGAtgtatcttcaaactctctTGAATCTCTGCCTGATTCTATAGGCATGTTGCTTAACCTTAGGGTCCTTAATGTGAGTGCCAACAATCTAACTTCACTCCCTGAAAGCATAGCACATTGCAG GTCACTGGTTGAGTTAGATGCAAGTTACAACAACTTGACTTCATTACCTACAAACATCGGATACGGATTACAGAATCTTGAGAGGTTATTGATCCATCTGAACAAACTCCGTTACTTTCCAGGTTCCATAAGTGAAATGCGTTCCTTAAAGTATCTTGACGCGCACATGAACGAGATCCATGGGCTTCCAAGTTCCATGGGGAGACTAAAGAAGCTCGAGGTTCTAAACCTAAGCAGCAACTTCAACAACTTGATGCGTGTCCCCGACGCAATCACCGATTTAATCAACCTGAGGGAGCTTGATCTAAGCAACAACCAAATCCAAGCGATACCGGATTCGTTTTATATGCTAAAGAAGCTACAGAAACTGAACTTGGACCATAACCCGCTCGAGATCCCGTCTCAAGAAGTGGCTAAACAAGGAGCTGAAGCGGTTAGAGAGTTTATGAGGAAGAGATGGGACATGATAATGGGGGAGGAGCAACAGAGGATCGGTGTTGAGGCTGAGCGACATGGAGATGGATCAGGGTGGGTCTCATGGGGAACCTCCATGGTTACTAATCTTGTTTCTGGGGTGTCTCTGACTGTTGGATTTGGAGGAGGATCTGGTGATGGTGGAGATAAGAAACCTGGAGAATCACATTTTTATCACCAAATCTAA
- the LOC108813112 gene encoding aquaporin TIP1-2, which yields MPARNIAIGGVQEEVTHPSALRAALAEFISTLIFVFAGSGSGIAFNKLTDNGATTPSGLVAAALAHAFGLFVAVSVGANISGGHVNPAVTFGAFLGGNITLLRGLLYWIAQLLGSVAACFLLQFATGGLAVPAFGLSAGVGTLNGLVFEIVMTFGLVYTVYATAIDPKNGSLGTIAPIAIGFIVGANILAGGAFSGASMNPAVAFGPAVVSWSWSNHWIYWVGPLVGGGLAGIIYDFVYIIENGHEQLPTTDY from the exons ATGCCGGCCAGAAACATTGCCATCGGCGGAGTCCAAGAAGAAGTGACTCACCCTAGCGCACTTAGGGCGGCCCTCGCTGAGTTTATCTCGACTTTGATCTTTGTCTTCGCCGGCTCAGGCTCAGGAATTGCTTTCAACAAGCTCACTGACAATGGAGCCACCACTCCTTCAGGCCTTGTCGCCGCTGCCTTAGCTCATGCTTTCGGTCTCTTCGTCGCTGTTTCTGTCGGTGCCAACATCTCCGGTGGACACGTTAACCCTGCCGTTACCTTCGGTGCCTTCCTCGGTGGAAACATCACTCTCCTCCGTGGCCTTCTCTATTGGATTGCTCAGCTTCTTGGCTCAGTGGCCGCTTGCTTCCTCCTTCAATTCGCCACCGGTGGCTTG GCAGTTCCAGCTTTCGGTCTCTCTGCTGGAGTTGGAACCTTGAACGGTCTCGTCTTCGAGATCGTGATGACCTTCGGGCTCGTCTACACCGTCTACGCCACAGCCATCGACCCCAAAAACGGTAGCCTCGGAACAATCGCACCAATCGCCATAGGTTTCATCGTCGGAGCTAACATCCTCGCGGGTGGAGCTTTCAGCGGAGCCTCCATGAACCCAGCCGTCGCTTTTGGACCAGCCGTCGTGAGCTGGTCGTGGAGCAACCACTGGATTTACTGGGTTGGTCCTCTTGTCGGTGGTGGTCTCGCCGGAATCATCTACGACTTTGTTTACATCATCGAAAACGGTCACGAGCAATTGCCCACCACTGATTACTGA
- the LOC108808969 gene encoding F-box/kelch-repeat protein At1g74510, with amino-acid sequence MPELPYLLRPPGGLPAREIMCVGSELLTCAESPVDTMHKFQALTGKWSLVAGMTTQPAYGHAWAVHEDKIFAAGGCDADKKSLPSAHVYDSETGLWNPIPPMTHARMCCKGAFIDGKFYVVGGKLSYYDELQTPIAEVYDPISKTWSMIQDFLTEEMATNSYAITVVNKEMYHANPSSGEFGIVHKYSPRSGEWLFMGCFPWESLPKSQAYHMAAYRPVRDQPFEHLVLMLWRLEKSELKMYVDVYASAPEPMLNWKLLTSESRDFGRFSQRLAGVIGY; translated from the exons ATGCCAGAGTTACCGTATTTGTTACGTCCCCCTGGAGGGTTGCCCGCTCGCGAGATTATGTGCGTAGGATCGGAGCTTCTAACTTGTGCCGAATCTCCTGTCGATACCATGCACAAGTTCCAGGCTCTCACCGGCAAATGGAGCTTAGTGGCGGGGATGACTACGCAGCCAGCTTATGGTCACGCCTGGGCAGTTCACGAAGACAAGATCTTCGCAGCCGGAGGTTGTGACGCGGACAAAAAATCCTTGCCTTCTGCCCACGTTTATGACTCGGAGACTGGCCTGTGGAATCCGATTCCTCCCATGACTCATGCTCGGATGTGTTGTAAAG GCGCTTTCATCGACGGGAAATTTTACGTTGTCGGAGGCAAACTAAGTTATTATGACGAGCTGCAAACGCCAATAGCTGAGGTCTATGACCCTATCTCCAAAACCTGGTCTATGATCCAGGACTTTTTAACAGAAGAAATGGCAACTAATTCATATGCCATTACCGTCGTCAACAAGGAGATGTACCATGCTAACCCTAGTAGTGGTGAATTTGGTATTGTTCACAAGTATAGCCCAAGGAGTGGTGAATGGCTTTTCATGGGATGCTTTCCTTGGGAGTCTTTACCAAAGTCACAGGCCTATCACATGGCTGCTTATAGGCCAGTAAGGGACCAGCCCTTTGAGCACCTGGTCCTCATGCTGTGGCGACTGGAGAAGTCCGAACTGAAGATGTACGTTGATGTTTATGCCTCTGCTCCAGAACCAATGTTGAACTGGAAACTTCTAACGTCAGAGTCTAGGGATTTTGGGAGATTTTCTCAGCGTCTGGCAGGAGTAATTGGTTATTGA
- the LOC108805774 gene encoding plant intracellular Ras-group-related LRR protein 2 isoform X1: MPVTSSAGVFHYHRGYSPVPLELQFLLLWDEYHKITMEHDLDKFPLLSYVLHQYDSNHHAPPSTAVQQTLAPSFPLLSDPQIMSPLTQSIPTTITQTLTVLASVGPRPDPLAVSSARSKIAEILQMDSLSPEEAAKEAEIYAGAVRLEEVYDSYEKELSDLEEKLSRVYATEVESLLRSREEMNEEVVKVLKAAEAGQVLERVDLSGQELKFLPEAICKIVGLVSLNISGNNLTFIPDAISKMKKLEELDVSSNSLESLPDSIGMLLNLRVLNVSANNLTSLPESIAHCRSLVELDASYNNLTSLPTNIGYGLQNLERLLIHLNKLRYFPGSISEMRSLKYLDAHMNEIHGLPSSMGRLKKLEVLNLSSNFNNLMRVPDAITDLINLRELDLSNNQIQAIPDSFYMLKKLQKLNLDHNPLEIPSQEVAKQGAEAVREFMRKRWDMIMGEEQQRIGVEAERHGDGSGWVSWGTSMVTNLVSGVSLTVGFGGGSGDGGDKKPGESHFYHQI, translated from the exons ATGCCAGTGACTTCCTCCGCGGGTGTTTTCCACTACCATCGAGGCTACTCTCCAGTACCATTAGAGCTTCAATTTCTCCTTCT TTGGGACGAATATCACAAAATTACCATGGAGCACGATCTTGACAAGTTCCCCTTACTCTCTTACGTCCTCCACCAATATGATTCCAACCACCACGCGCCGCCGTCCACGGCCGTACAACAAACCCTCGCCCCTTCTTTTCCACTTCTCTCCGACCCACAGATCATGTCCCCGTTGACTCAGTCCATCCCCACCACCATCACGCAGACGCTAACCGTCTTGGCCTCTGTCGGACCACGACCAGACCCGTTAGCTGTTTCCTCCGCTCGCTCCAAGATCGCTGAGATCCTTCAGATGGACTCTCTCTCGCCGGAGGAAGCGGCCAAGGAGGCTGAGATTTACGCGGGGGCTGTGCGGTTGGAGGAGGTGTATGATAGCTACGAGAAGGAGCTGAGTGACTTGGAAGAGAAGCTTTCAAGGGTTTATGCCACGGAGGTGGAGTCTCTGTTGAGAAGCCGCGAAGAAATGAACGAGGAGGTTGTTAAGGTGCTCAAGGCGGCGGAGGCCGGCCAAGTTCTTGAGAGGGTTGATCTCTCCGGCCAAGAACTTAAGTTTCTCCCTGAAGCTATTTGCAAAATTGTTGGCTTAGTTTCCTTGAATATCTCTGGCAATAACTTGacg TTTATACCTGATGCAATCTCGAAAATGAAGAAGCTAGAAGAGCTTGAtgtatcttcaaactctctTGAATCTCTGCCTGATTCTATAGGCATGTTGCTTAACCTTAGGGTCCTTAATGTGAGTGCCAACAATCTAACTTCACTCCCTGAAAGCATAGCACATTGCAG GTCACTGGTTGAGTTAGATGCAAGTTACAACAACTTGACTTCATTACCTACAAACATCGGATACGGATTACAGAATCTTGAGAGGTTATTGATCCATCTGAACAAACTCCGTTACTTTCCAGGTTCCATAAGTGAAATGCGTTCCTTAAAGTATCTTGACGCGCACATGAACGAGATCCATGGGCTTCCAAGTTCCATGGGGAGACTAAAGAAGCTCGAGGTTCTAAACCTAAGCAGCAACTTCAACAACTTGATGCGTGTCCCCGACGCAATCACCGATTTAATCAACCTGAGGGAGCTTGATCTAAGCAACAACCAAATCCAAGCGATACCGGATTCGTTTTATATGCTAAAGAAGCTACAGAAACTGAACTTGGACCATAACCCGCTCGAGATCCCGTCTCAAGAAGTGGCTAAACAAGGAGCTGAAGCGGTTAGAGAGTTTATGAGGAAGAGATGGGACATGATAATGGGGGAGGAGCAACAGAGGATCGGTGTTGAGGCTGAGCGACATGGAGATGGATCAGGGTGGGTCTCATGGGGAACCTCCATGGTTACTAATCTTGTTTCTGGGGTGTCTCTGACTGTTGGATTTGGAGGAGGATCTGGTGATGGTGGAGATAAGAAACCTGGAGAATCACATTTTTATCACCAAATCTAA
- the LOC108805812 gene encoding glycine-rich RNA-binding protein RZ1A: protein MSEEVEYRCFIGGLAWATSDRGLRDAFEKYGHLTEAKVVFDKFSGRSRGFGFITFDEKKAMDEAIAAMNGVDLDGRTITVDKAQPQGGGSGRDHDGDRSRDRDRGYDRDRSRPSGGGRGGSGGGDCFKCGKPGHFARECPDESGRGGGGGRYSSRDDRYSSRDDRYGAKDDRYGAKDDRYGGKEDRYGRDRYGPDRSGERSGGGRSRDDGSRGGSGGERHGRAPYDRPRD from the exons ATGTCAGAAGAAGTGGAGTACCGGTGCTTCATTGGTGGGCTTGCGTGGGCAACGTCTGATCGTGGCCTCAGAGATGCCTTTGAGAAGTATGGTCACCTCACTGAGGCTAAG GTGGTTTTTGACAAGTTTTCTGGGCGTTCACGTGGTTTTGGGTTCATCACATTTGATGAGAAGAAAGCTATGGATGAAGCCATTGCGGCGATGAATGGGGTGGATTTAGATGGGCGGACTATCACTGTTGATAAAGCTCAGCCACAGGGTGGTGGATCCGGCAGGGATCATGATGGTGACCGCAGTCGTGATCGTGATCGCGGGTATGACCGTGACCGTAGCCGTCCATCTGGTGGTGGGAGAGGTGGTTCAGGTGGTGGAGATTGCTTTAAATGTGGCAAGCCTGGACATTTTGCGAGGGAGTGTCCTGATGAATCCGGCAGAGGTGGTGGTGGGGGAAGGTACAGCTCGAGAGATGATAGGTACAGCTCTAGGGATGATAGGTACGGTGCAAAGGATGATAGGTACGGTGCAAAGGATGATAGGTATGGTGGAAAAGAAGATAGGTATGGTAGGGATCGGTATGGACCTGATCGCAGTGGGGAACGCTCTGGAGGAGGACGAAGCAGGGATGATGGCAGCCGTGGAGGTTCAGGAGGGGAGAGGCATGGCCGTGCTCCATACGATCGCCCCAGAGACTAG